The Nocardioides salarius genome includes a region encoding these proteins:
- a CDS encoding nucleoside deaminase has translation MRAALDEARAALATGDVPIGAVVVDATGAVLGRGRNVREAEADPTGHAEVVALRAAAQARGEWRLEGCTLVVSLEPCTMCAGAAVLSRVERVVFAAYDDKAGAVGSLWDVVRDRRLNHRPEVVAGVLADESAALLQEFFAAHRGAGAGS, from the coding sequence ATGCGCGCTGCCCTCGACGAGGCGCGCGCCGCGCTGGCCACCGGCGACGTGCCGATCGGCGCCGTGGTCGTCGACGCGACCGGTGCCGTGCTGGGCCGCGGCCGCAACGTGCGCGAGGCCGAGGCCGACCCCACCGGGCACGCCGAGGTGGTCGCGCTGCGGGCGGCGGCGCAGGCGCGGGGCGAGTGGCGGCTGGAGGGGTGCACCCTCGTGGTGAGCCTCGAGCCGTGCACGATGTGCGCCGGCGCGGCGGTGCTGAGCCGGGTCGAGCGCGTCGTCTTCGCGGCGTACGACGACAAGGCCGGGGCCGTGGGCAGCCTCTGGGACGTGGTGCGCGACCGCCGTCTCAACCACCGCCCCGAGGTGGTCGCCGGGGTGCTCGCCGACGAGTCGGCCGCGCTGCTGCAGGAGTTCTTCGCCGCGCACCGCGGGGCCGGGGCGGGGTCGTGA